A genome region from Fervidobacterium thailandense includes the following:
- a CDS encoding DegV family protein, with protein MKKSAIVVDSTTPLPGWLDESVPVFSVPVRVYIDGQEYKDQLEIQDKIIQAIKEERMLETSLPAPNDVEELFEKLSEEYDRVYVLSVSSHLSGTYNLFGTIASKYENIVVFDSKTISIQNTYILARMIEDIKAGKVLEEDDIISYRDDSLFLIAVFNISRLEKSGRIGKLVSIIGKILHVKPVLTIARTGEVELVGKALGKSKVMELIFDKVQEFLKGENGNVKLYAAVGTDEYKEFIFEIGSFLDVKPTFFPIGSAVLAHVGLDGFGIVVAK; from the coding sequence TTGAAAAAGAGCGCGATAGTGGTTGACAGTACAACACCGTTACCCGGCTGGTTGGACGAATCCGTTCCGGTGTTCTCCGTGCCCGTGAGGGTCTACATAGACGGTCAAGAGTACAAGGACCAGCTTGAAATACAGGATAAGATTATCCAAGCTATAAAAGAGGAAAGGATGCTCGAAACATCGCTTCCGGCACCAAACGACGTTGAGGAGCTTTTTGAGAAGCTTTCCGAAGAGTACGATCGTGTGTACGTACTATCCGTCTCCTCTCACCTGAGTGGGACTTATAATCTTTTCGGCACAATAGCGAGCAAGTACGAGAACATCGTAGTTTTCGATTCTAAAACGATTAGCATTCAAAACACCTACATCTTAGCACGGATGATCGAGGACATAAAGGCTGGCAAGGTTTTGGAGGAAGATGATATAATATCTTACAGGGATGATTCATTATTCCTCATCGCGGTCTTCAACATTTCACGACTCGAAAAGAGTGGACGCATCGGTAAGTTGGTCTCGATAATAGGAAAAATCCTTCACGTTAAGCCCGTACTTACGATAGCCAGGACGGGCGAAGTGGAGCTTGTGGGCAAAGCTCTCGGAAAATCAAAGGTTATGGAACTCATATTCGATAAAGTTCAAGAATTCCTTAAGGGTGAAAACGGCAATGTGAAACTTTACGCAGCCGTTGGAACCGACGAGTACAAAGAATTCATCTTCGAAATCGGCAGCTTTTTGGATGTGAAACCGACGTTCTTCCCGATAGGTTCAGCGGTGTTGGCACACGTAGGACTCGACGGATTCGGCATTGTTGTTGCAAAGTAA
- the atpD gene encoding F0F1 ATP synthase subunit beta: MSKKSKGTIVRIIGPVVDVKFAEGELPDIYDALVVVNPQTGKKLVLEVEQLIGDNTVRTVAMDSTDGLVRGLEVENTGEPIKAPVGRGVLGRMINVIGEPIDERGELKDVEYWPIHRPAPSITEQKTEIEILETGLKVIDLLAPFPKGGKIGFFGGAGVGKTVLVMEMIRNIAIEHKGFSIFAGVGERTREGNDLYLEMQEAGVLNNTVLVFGQMNEPPGARFRVALTALTIAEYFRDVEGRDVLLFIDNIFRFVQAGSEVSALLGRMPSAVGYQPTLSTDMGELQERITSTKKGSITSVQAIYVPADDITDPAPATTFTHLDATIVLSRQLAALGLYPAVDPLDSTSKILDPNIVGKEHYEVARGVQEVLQRYKDLQDIIAILGMEELSEEDKLIVQRARKIQRFLTQPTHVAERFTGMPGVYVPLKETIRGFKEILEGRYDDLPEAAFYMVGTIDEAVEKAKKLTQAAIV, encoded by the coding sequence ATGTCGAAAAAATCAAAAGGTACGATAGTCAGGATAATCGGGCCCGTGGTGGACGTTAAATTTGCCGAAGGCGAGCTTCCAGATATTTACGATGCTCTTGTTGTTGTAAACCCGCAAACCGGGAAGAAGCTCGTGCTCGAGGTCGAGCAACTTATCGGTGACAATACGGTGAGAACTGTTGCGATGGACAGTACCGACGGGTTGGTACGCGGACTCGAGGTGGAGAACACGGGCGAACCGATAAAGGCACCAGTCGGAAGAGGCGTACTTGGAAGGATGATAAACGTCATCGGTGAGCCCATCGACGAGCGCGGGGAGTTAAAGGACGTTGAGTACTGGCCGATCCACAGGCCGGCACCGTCGATTACCGAACAGAAGACGGAGATCGAGATCCTCGAGACAGGTCTCAAAGTTATCGACCTGCTTGCACCGTTCCCGAAAGGTGGAAAGATAGGATTCTTCGGTGGGGCTGGTGTGGGAAAGACAGTCCTTGTTATGGAGATGATCCGAAACATTGCGATAGAGCACAAGGGGTTCTCAATCTTTGCCGGAGTTGGTGAGAGAACAAGGGAAGGAAACGACCTGTACCTCGAGATGCAGGAAGCCGGCGTTTTGAACAACACCGTCCTCGTCTTCGGTCAAATGAACGAGCCACCGGGCGCGAGGTTCAGGGTTGCCCTTACAGCCTTGACGATAGCCGAATACTTCAGGGATGTTGAGGGTAGGGATGTTCTACTCTTCATAGACAACATCTTCAGGTTCGTTCAGGCCGGTAGTGAGGTTTCCGCACTGCTTGGACGCATGCCCTCAGCGGTCGGTTACCAGCCAACACTATCAACGGACATGGGAGAATTGCAAGAGAGGATAACCTCTACAAAGAAAGGATCCATCACGTCAGTTCAAGCAATCTACGTTCCTGCCGACGATATCACCGACCCCGCACCGGCGACAACCTTCACGCACCTGGATGCGACGATAGTTCTCTCGAGGCAACTCGCCGCACTGGGACTGTATCCGGCTGTTGACCCGCTCGATTCAACTTCGAAGATACTCGACCCCAACATTGTGGGAAAGGAACACTACGAAGTTGCACGTGGTGTTCAGGAAGTTCTCCAAAGGTACAAAGACCTGCAAGACATAATTGCCATCCTCGGGATGGAAGAGTTGTCCGAGGAGGATAAACTCATCGTTCAGAGGGCACGTAAGATCCAAAGGTTCCTCACACAGCCGACGCACGTTGCCGAAAGATTCACGGGAATGCCCGGTGTTTACGTACCGCTTAAGGAAACGATCCGCGGATTCAAGGAAATACTCGAAGGGCGATACGACGATTTGCCGGAAGCGGCATTCTACATGGTAGGTACGATAGACGAAGCCGTTGAAAAAGCGAAGAAACTGACACAAGCTGCCATCGTTTAA
- the atpA gene encoding F0F1 ATP synthase subunit alpha — MRLNPGEIVKVLESKITEYKEEINLEDVGKVIQVGDGIARVYGLNNVMANEMVEFVETGIKGLAFNLEEDNVGVIILGDYKGLKEGHTVRRLKRIMEVPVGEGLLGRVVNPLGEPLDGLGPIEYKETRPVEFKAPGVIARKPVDTPLQTGIKVIDSLIPIGRGQRELIIGDRQTGKTAIAIDTIINQKGKGVYCIYVAIGQKASAVARIVEKLKQFGAMEYTTVVVASSSDPATLQYLAPYAGCAMGEYFMFKGKDALVVYDDLSKHAVAYRQISLLLRRPPGREAYPGDVFYLHSRLLERAARLNENYGGGSLTALPIIETQANDISAYIPTNVISITDGQIYLEPGLFYAGQRPAVNIGLSVSRVGGAAQIKAMKQVAGSLKLDIAQYQELETFAQFATELDPTTQAQITRGQRLMELMKQPQYSPMEVEEQIVVLFAGVNGYLDDLPLSAVKPFEEGLLKFFKEKYDDILTEIRTKKQLTKELEDRIHKAIKEFKEEFVKIHGK, encoded by the coding sequence TTGAGACTCAACCCTGGAGAGATCGTGAAGGTACTTGAAAGTAAAATCACCGAGTACAAAGAGGAGATAAATCTGGAAGACGTTGGAAAGGTCATACAAGTTGGTGACGGAATCGCACGTGTCTACGGTCTTAACAACGTCATGGCCAACGAGATGGTGGAGTTCGTCGAGACCGGAATCAAAGGATTGGCGTTTAACCTGGAAGAGGATAACGTCGGTGTCATCATCCTTGGTGACTACAAAGGCCTCAAAGAAGGTCACACAGTTAGGCGGCTGAAAAGGATAATGGAGGTACCTGTAGGGGAAGGGCTCCTGGGTCGCGTCGTGAACCCGTTGGGTGAACCGCTCGACGGTCTTGGCCCGATAGAGTACAAGGAGACGCGTCCTGTTGAGTTTAAAGCCCCAGGAGTTATCGCCCGAAAACCGGTCGACACACCACTTCAAACAGGTATAAAGGTGATAGACTCGCTCATTCCCATCGGTAGGGGACAGAGGGAACTCATCATCGGGGATAGGCAGACGGGAAAGACTGCGATCGCCATCGACACGATAATCAATCAAAAGGGAAAAGGAGTTTACTGTATTTACGTTGCAATCGGGCAGAAGGCATCCGCAGTTGCGAGGATCGTGGAAAAACTGAAACAGTTCGGCGCGATGGAGTACACCACGGTTGTGGTGGCAAGTTCCTCGGATCCGGCAACACTGCAGTACCTCGCACCGTACGCCGGATGCGCGATGGGCGAGTACTTTATGTTTAAAGGTAAGGATGCGTTGGTTGTGTACGACGACCTCTCCAAACACGCGGTAGCTTACAGGCAAATCTCGCTACTACTTAGAAGGCCACCGGGAAGGGAAGCGTACCCCGGAGACGTTTTCTACCTCCACTCACGGCTCCTTGAAAGGGCAGCGAGATTGAACGAAAATTACGGAGGAGGTTCTTTAACGGCCTTACCGATAATCGAAACGCAAGCGAACGATATTTCCGCCTACATCCCGACGAACGTGATTTCAATCACCGATGGTCAGATATACCTTGAGCCTGGCCTGTTCTACGCTGGGCAGCGACCGGCTGTGAACATTGGGCTCTCCGTTTCCAGGGTCGGTGGTGCTGCGCAGATCAAAGCCATGAAACAGGTTGCCGGTTCTCTGAAATTGGATATTGCACAGTACCAAGAACTCGAAACGTTCGCACAGTTCGCAACCGAACTTGACCCAACAACACAGGCTCAAATTACGCGCGGGCAAAGGCTCATGGAGCTTATGAAACAACCTCAGTACAGTCCGATGGAGGTTGAGGAACAGATCGTCGTTCTGTTCGCTGGTGTTAACGGATACCTCGATGACTTACCACTGAGTGCGGTAAAACCGTTCGAAGAAGGATTGCTTAAGTTCTTCAAGGAAAAATACGATGACATCCTCACGGAGATAAGGACGAAAAAGCAACTCACAAAAGAATTGGAAGACAGAATACACAAAGCGATTAAGGAATTCAAGGAAGAGTTTGTCAAGATACACGGGAAGTGA
- a CDS encoding [Fe-Fe] hydrogenase large subunit C-terminal domain-containing protein: MKESNLIISVPANCKYCYKCLRNCPVKAIAFNGQHSFVVEEECIACGTCINVCPQHAKTYRKNLKEFEELVGKPFVLSVAPSFFANYDDPAKVISLVRRLGCVAVSETAIGAEFVGLEYLKYLNAGKKVLLTTSCPVVVNLVEQYFPKHIDYLIPVVSPAIAHAKFLEYRFGELPRVFVSPCVAKKEELKGYYDVVLTFEELDEFLAQYPKEEEEEEEDNDTCAPGTSYENGTPKQSHRFFPDPPYPNRARYFPASGGIIHTLEQDLFTHMIIEGINNLIDFLSNLETSTKEIQGTVLVEASACVGGCLNGPTIRKERNLLGRKEAIRKWNRILGELNQDGTRTVNPAYYKLALSRTFTDRSATKQVPDVEITRILQEMGKVHPAKELNCTACGYETCRDKARAVALGKAEKDMCFAYLVEKVSSFGNKVVDETPNAIVIFSNEKVIYLNPAAKRLFGSYDETTVLNICKRVSNEPYRIHELFLNGRKYYFYPKYFDLPEDGGSVLLFVDVTDIVVQREQMDELKRKTVEKIEEVLNNQMKLAQDIASLLGESIAETKAHFMEFKKYMIGDENANV; the protein is encoded by the coding sequence ATGAAGGAAAGCAATCTTATCATCTCCGTACCGGCCAACTGTAAGTACTGTTACAAGTGCCTGAGAAACTGTCCGGTGAAGGCGATCGCGTTCAACGGGCAACACTCGTTCGTCGTCGAGGAAGAGTGTATTGCGTGTGGTACGTGTATAAACGTCTGTCCACAACACGCGAAAACTTACAGGAAGAATTTGAAAGAATTTGAGGAACTCGTTGGTAAACCTTTCGTCCTCTCAGTAGCACCATCGTTCTTCGCAAATTACGATGATCCCGCAAAGGTGATATCGTTGGTAAGAAGGTTGGGCTGCGTCGCGGTTTCAGAAACCGCCATCGGAGCCGAGTTTGTTGGTCTTGAGTACCTCAAGTACCTGAACGCTGGCAAGAAGGTTCTGTTGACAACGTCGTGTCCCGTAGTTGTCAACCTCGTTGAGCAATATTTTCCAAAGCACATAGACTACCTCATACCCGTTGTATCACCGGCGATAGCACATGCCAAGTTTCTCGAATACAGGTTCGGCGAACTCCCGAGGGTCTTCGTAAGTCCTTGCGTAGCTAAGAAAGAAGAACTGAAAGGATACTACGACGTTGTGCTCACGTTCGAAGAGCTCGACGAGTTTCTTGCTCAGTATCCTAAAGAAGAAGAAGAAGAAGAAGAAGACAATGATACGTGTGCACCTGGAACGTCATACGAAAATGGCACACCAAAACAATCCCACCGATTCTTTCCGGATCCACCGTATCCGAACCGGGCACGCTATTTTCCAGCCTCCGGCGGTATCATCCATACATTGGAGCAGGATCTTTTTACACACATGATCATCGAGGGTATCAACAACCTTATCGATTTCTTGAGCAACCTCGAAACCTCCACGAAGGAGATCCAGGGGACCGTTCTGGTAGAGGCCTCCGCGTGTGTTGGTGGATGCTTGAACGGTCCCACAATCCGAAAGGAACGGAATCTTCTGGGGAGGAAAGAGGCCATAAGGAAGTGGAACAGGATTCTCGGGGAACTTAATCAGGACGGCACACGAACGGTTAATCCAGCTTACTATAAACTTGCGTTGAGTCGTACCTTCACCGATAGGAGCGCGACCAAGCAGGTTCCCGATGTGGAGATAACAAGAATCCTCCAGGAGATGGGAAAGGTCCATCCGGCAAAGGAGCTGAACTGTACCGCGTGCGGTTACGAAACTTGCCGTGATAAAGCCAGGGCCGTGGCTCTCGGTAAAGCTGAAAAGGATATGTGCTTTGCGTACCTGGTGGAAAAAGTGTCCTCCTTCGGTAACAAGGTCGTTGACGAAACGCCGAACGCGATCGTTATCTTCAGTAACGAGAAGGTTATATACCTCAACCCGGCGGCCAAGAGGCTCTTCGGTAGTTACGATGAAACTACGGTGCTCAACATATGCAAAAGAGTGAGCAACGAACCTTACAGGATTCATGAACTCTTCCTCAACGGTCGAAAGTACTATTTCTATCCCAAGTACTTCGACCTTCCCGAAGACGGTGGCAGTGTTCTACTCTTCGTCGATGTAACAGACATCGTCGTTCAGCGAGAACAGATGGACGAACTCAAACGTAAGACCGTCGAAAAGATCGAAGAGGTACTGAACAACCAGATGAAGCTCGCACAAGATATTGCCAGTCTGCTGGGCGAGTCCATCGCCGAAACAAAAGCGCACTTTATGGAATTCAAAAAGTACATGATCGGTGATGAGAATGCTAACGTGTGA
- a CDS encoding ribosome hibernation promotion factor codes for MELRTFARGFEISETVESYLDEKLEKVRRALKDYVGREGMHIEARFDKDGPYYTLRLQMHFNGKDIVVQEKANDVYGVIDAASDSFEKAIKKEREYYKSHHKANMKGTIEALAEELTPKYSLEDEEYEQIDSVKRVFLRTVSLEEALEQMEVMNHAFFVFRNAETGELNMLYRKNGKYGLIEFEE; via the coding sequence ATGGAACTCAGGACGTTCGCGCGAGGTTTCGAAATATCGGAGACGGTTGAAAGTTATCTTGACGAAAAACTCGAGAAGGTGAGGAGGGCACTTAAAGATTACGTCGGTCGTGAAGGAATGCACATCGAGGCGAGGTTTGATAAAGACGGACCTTACTATACCCTGAGACTCCAGATGCACTTTAACGGTAAGGATATAGTTGTCCAAGAAAAGGCCAACGACGTTTACGGCGTGATCGACGCCGCATCTGATAGCTTCGAGAAGGCAATAAAGAAGGAGAGAGAATATTACAAATCCCACCATAAAGCGAACATGAAGGGTACCATCGAAGCATTGGCTGAGGAGTTGACACCGAAGTACTCACTCGAGGACGAGGAGTACGAGCAGATCGACAGTGTGAAAAGGGTTTTCCTCAGAACCGTTTCCCTCGAGGAAGCACTCGAGCAGATGGAGGTCATGAACCACGCGTTCTTCGTCTTCAGAAACGCGGAAACCGGTGAGTTGAACATGCTTTACCGTAAAAATGGGAAGTACGGACTGATAGAGTTCGAAGAGTGA
- a CDS encoding F0F1 ATP synthase subunit epsilon, translated as MRVKIVTPTKIMDFKDVKFLVFRTVDGEMGVLDRRAPIIAKLAVADVKLKLENSEESYRVVDGFLHCDGKSNVVILTEEVGKPEDFDPHRYLGNMAQ; from the coding sequence ATGAGGGTAAAAATTGTAACACCAACCAAGATCATGGACTTCAAAGATGTTAAGTTCCTCGTATTCAGAACGGTCGACGGTGAGATGGGAGTTCTGGACAGGCGAGCACCCATTATCGCAAAGCTGGCGGTGGCGGATGTAAAGCTAAAGCTGGAAAATTCCGAAGAATCCTACAGGGTTGTCGATGGTTTTTTACATTGCGATGGGAAGAGCAACGTTGTGATCCTGACTGAAGAAGTGGGAAAACCGGAGGATTTTGACCCACACAGATACCTCGGAAACATGGCCCAGTGA
- a CDS encoding DegV family protein: MKSSSTRIYLFDSSVDYDEKVGFNVPTDVIPLRVYVNDREFKDKVDITNEEFYSYCQSGAKLGTSQPSQSDIEEKLLKYSKEYETVYVVTISSKLSGTYDAIRNCVERYKLKNVRVFDSKSASVKTTYILYRTIHEAENGKVVDQEMVDTFVRECQLIFCVTSLEYLERGGRIGKAKALLGKLLKIKPILSTDEEGYTVSLDTARTMENCVEKMRKLSQSFMEKFTNSIVIAGYGVESVKPYLEKLVEGFTIHLVVRIGPAITAHVGPEVFGLVVGRGF, translated from the coding sequence ATGAAAAGCTCAAGTACGCGGATTTATCTATTCGACAGTTCTGTCGATTACGATGAAAAAGTTGGCTTTAACGTTCCAACGGACGTGATTCCACTCCGCGTGTACGTCAACGATCGTGAGTTTAAAGACAAGGTCGATATCACAAATGAGGAGTTCTACTCCTACTGCCAATCCGGTGCGAAACTGGGAACGAGTCAACCGTCTCAGAGTGATATAGAGGAGAAATTACTTAAATACTCGAAGGAATACGAGACAGTGTACGTTGTGACGATTTCGAGCAAGTTGAGTGGCACGTACGATGCGATAAGGAACTGTGTGGAAAGGTACAAACTTAAAAACGTGCGTGTGTTCGATTCAAAGAGTGCCAGTGTCAAAACTACGTACATTCTCTATCGAACGATCCACGAAGCGGAGAACGGGAAGGTCGTTGATCAAGAGATGGTTGACACCTTCGTCAGGGAATGCCAGCTAATCTTTTGTGTAACGAGTCTGGAGTACCTCGAGAGAGGTGGCCGAATCGGAAAGGCGAAGGCACTTTTGGGTAAACTCTTGAAGATCAAGCCGATTCTCTCCACCGATGAGGAAGGTTACACGGTATCACTCGACACGGCCAGGACGATGGAAAATTGCGTGGAAAAAATGAGGAAACTCTCCCAAAGCTTTATGGAGAAGTTCACAAATTCAATAGTAATCGCAGGATACGGTGTGGAGAGTGTGAAACCGTACCTTGAAAAACTCGTCGAAGGATTCACGATCCACTTGGTAGTGCGTATTGGCCCGGCAATCACGGCACACGTGGGTCCCGAAGTGTTCGGGCTCGTCGTCGGAAGGGGGTTCTAA
- the atpG gene encoding ATP synthase F1 subunit gamma: MSRGKLLQIKKRINATQSLKKITKAMEMVSTAQIKKVEKRLQMAREFLKEAHEMVSQVHFEVKHPFVTGQGKNALVVIGTDMGLCGAFPSELAKKALELDRKENFDLILVVGAKLAPVFRRNPKVERIYEHEFDVPTFEFSRTVISDLVSANAGRVKVVYGKFKNKLAQVPDVYTLAPIQRREELVGDRYEYEPSDEAFQTKLLEFYAASVFYALAFETKISELYARQNAMRNATENAEEVVRQLTIAFNKARQASITQELIEIVTGADALKSE; the protein is encoded by the coding sequence GTGAGCCGAGGTAAATTACTCCAGATAAAGAAACGCATAAATGCGACGCAATCACTCAAGAAGATTACAAAAGCCATGGAGATGGTCTCCACCGCACAGATAAAGAAAGTCGAAAAGAGACTCCAGATGGCCCGTGAGTTCCTCAAAGAAGCGCACGAAATGGTCTCGCAGGTGCATTTTGAGGTCAAGCATCCGTTTGTCACGGGCCAAGGTAAGAATGCGCTTGTCGTCATAGGGACGGATATGGGACTGTGCGGTGCGTTTCCATCGGAGTTGGCCAAGAAAGCACTTGAGCTCGATAGGAAAGAGAACTTCGACCTCATTCTCGTTGTGGGCGCAAAGCTGGCACCTGTGTTTCGTAGAAATCCCAAAGTTGAGCGCATTTACGAGCACGAATTCGACGTTCCTACCTTTGAATTTTCAAGGACGGTAATATCGGATTTAGTTTCCGCGAACGCGGGACGTGTAAAGGTGGTATACGGTAAGTTCAAAAACAAACTTGCTCAGGTGCCGGACGTTTACACCTTGGCACCGATTCAGCGTCGCGAGGAATTGGTAGGGGACCGTTACGAATACGAACCGAGTGACGAAGCATTTCAGACAAAACTCCTGGAATTCTACGCGGCAAGTGTTTTCTACGCGCTGGCCTTCGAAACGAAAATAAGCGAGTTATACGCAAGGCAAAACGCGATGCGAAACGCTACGGAAAACGCCGAAGAGGTCGTTCGCCAGTTGACGATAGCTTTCAACAAGGCACGTCAGGCATCCATTACACAGGAACTCATAGAGATCGTCACCGGTGCCGATGCCCTCAAGAGTGAGTAA
- a CDS encoding SpoIIE family protein phosphatase, with translation MLTCEIHVAQKNKPGENVCGDTVKFKRSQEKTVVSVSDGLGSGIKASILSTLTASIATRMVFDGIPISEVFRSVISTLPTCKVRGISYATLATCYVNHVSKECIIYEYDTPQVLVYRDGKFLELPKTLDLVEGRKIFETRFEVREEDVIFMMTDGIVQAGMGTKRFPFGFGEENVKKELTNLLINRVDLPSIVNHLVRLATLLDHGTKGDDATFCAIKVRKQRFLTVMVGPPERKEHDKIVVEKLFSSPGKRVICGGTTSQIVERITGKKVEIDFSSISEISPPIGYMEGVDLVTEGIITLTQVFRYFEGQATELGIGAQKLVDMLEEADVVHFLVGRAINPAHQNPLFAHDISLKFRLIRDIEKILQERGKIVIVEYF, from the coding sequence ATGCTAACGTGTGAGATCCACGTAGCACAAAAAAACAAACCTGGTGAGAACGTCTGTGGGGATACGGTCAAGTTCAAAAGAAGTCAGGAAAAAACGGTGGTCAGCGTTTCCGACGGCCTTGGAAGTGGTATCAAGGCCAGTATCCTCAGCACGCTGACCGCATCGATCGCAACGCGCATGGTCTTCGACGGGATACCCATCTCCGAAGTCTTCCGCTCCGTTATCTCAACCCTCCCAACGTGCAAAGTACGCGGGATAAGTTATGCGACACTCGCCACCTGTTACGTTAACCACGTATCGAAAGAATGTATCATCTACGAATACGATACACCACAGGTCCTCGTTTACAGGGATGGGAAGTTTCTGGAACTTCCGAAAACCTTGGACCTTGTCGAGGGAAGGAAGATATTCGAAACGAGGTTCGAGGTACGCGAGGAAGATGTAATCTTCATGATGACCGATGGAATCGTTCAAGCCGGCATGGGCACGAAACGGTTTCCGTTCGGATTTGGTGAAGAGAATGTTAAGAAGGAACTCACGAACCTACTCATTAACCGTGTTGATCTTCCCAGCATTGTGAACCACCTTGTGCGTCTTGCAACACTCCTGGACCACGGAACCAAAGGTGATGATGCCACGTTCTGCGCTATCAAGGTCCGCAAGCAGAGATTCCTCACCGTCATGGTGGGACCACCCGAGCGCAAAGAACACGACAAGATAGTTGTCGAAAAACTCTTCAGCAGCCCGGGAAAACGTGTCATCTGCGGAGGTACGACGAGCCAAATAGTGGAGAGAATAACGGGAAAGAAGGTGGAGATCGACTTCTCAAGTATATCTGAAATCTCACCACCGATCGGTTACATGGAGGGCGTGGACCTGGTAACGGAAGGTATAATTACCCTCACTCAGGTGTTCAGGTACTTCGAGGGGCAGGCGACCGAGCTGGGTATCGGAGCACAAAAGCTCGTGGACATGCTCGAAGAAGCCGACGTGGTTCACTTCTTGGTGGGAAGGGCGATTAACCCGGCCCACCAGAATCCTCTTTTTGCCCACGATATCTCGCTGAAATTCCGCCTAATCCGGGATATCGAAAAGATCCTCCAAGAACGCGGGAAGATAGTCATCGTTGAATACTTCTGA
- a CDS encoding (2Fe-2S) ferredoxin domain-containing protein, translating into MWASAEKKLIVRVCMGSSCHLKGSYDVVKKLRELFEGRDDVELLGSLCMNNCSKGINVEINGKIVSKLTPENATEVVLKEIRRITGNETQ; encoded by the coding sequence ATGTGGGCTTCGGCGGAGAAAAAACTCATCGTGAGAGTATGCATGGGGAGTTCCTGTCACCTGAAGGGCTCGTACGATGTGGTAAAAAAGCTGCGGGAGCTATTCGAAGGTCGCGATGATGTGGAACTACTTGGCTCGCTGTGTATGAACAACTGTTCGAAAGGCATCAACGTCGAGATAAACGGCAAAATCGTTTCAAAGCTTACGCCGGAGAACGCAACTGAAGTGGTGCTCAAGGAGATCCGTAGGATTACGGGCAATGAAACTCAGTGA